One segment of Radiobacillus kanasensis DNA contains the following:
- the dapA gene encoding 4-hydroxy-tetrahydrodipicolinate synthase, with amino-acid sequence MYFGKVLTAMVTPFDGEGNLDLDRTTELVNYLLDNGTDGLVVAGTTGESPTLSHAEKLSLFKHVVEVVDKRVPVIAGTGSNNTEASIKLTKEAEAVGIDAALLVTPYYNKPSQQGLIQHFNEVANQTTLPIMLYNIPGRSVVRIQPETVIELAQTSNIVSIKDSTGDLDAISSIIESTPDDFSLYSGDDSLTLPILSIGGEGIVSVASHVIGQQLQEMVTAYEQGNVKEAANMHRKLQPIMKGMFIAPSPTPVKAALKAKGLDVGNVRLPLIDLSSEEQKQLFEILSWI; translated from the coding sequence ATGTACTTTGGTAAGGTTTTAACAGCGATGGTTACCCCGTTTGATGGCGAGGGGAACCTAGATTTAGATCGAACAACAGAATTGGTGAACTACCTTTTAGATAATGGCACAGATGGATTGGTTGTTGCGGGGACGACTGGAGAATCTCCAACGTTATCCCACGCCGAGAAATTATCCTTATTTAAGCATGTAGTGGAAGTGGTTGACAAACGGGTTCCGGTCATAGCGGGTACTGGTAGTAACAATACAGAGGCTAGTATAAAGCTTACGAAGGAAGCAGAGGCTGTTGGGATTGACGCTGCTTTACTAGTGACACCATACTACAATAAACCAAGTCAGCAGGGTCTTATTCAGCATTTTAATGAAGTGGCCAATCAAACGACATTACCAATCATGCTTTATAACATTCCAGGTCGATCCGTTGTTCGCATACAGCCAGAAACGGTGATAGAGCTTGCCCAGACTTCAAATATTGTCTCCATTAAAGATTCGACTGGTGACTTAGATGCTATTTCTTCTATAATTGAAAGTACTCCAGACGATTTTTCTTTATATAGTGGGGACGATAGTTTAACCTTACCAATCTTATCGATTGGAGGAGAAGGTATTGTATCCGTTGCTTCTCATGTCATTGGCCAACAATTGCAAGAGATGGTAACGGCTTATGAACAAGGAAATGTAAAAGAAGCGGCTAACATGCACCGTAAACTTCAACCGATTATGAAAGGCATGTTTATTGCACCATCGCCAACCCCTGTGAAAGCTGCATTAAAAGCAAAAGGCTTGGATGTAGGTAATGTTCGATTACCGCTTATTGATCTATCTTCCGAGGAACAAAAGCAATTATTTGAGATACTATCATGGATATGA
- a CDS encoding HAD hydrolase-like protein yields the protein MVKYVLFDFDGTLADSRNVFISAWNQLSDEYRFKKIRHEDLDELRGMTIKERSKRLNFPMVKMPVVLSKLYQCYQKSIDDILLYDGVKELLETLEKEGYQLAVLSSNKEDVIKAFLQKHQINSIPTIVCSSKIFGKDRLMKKFMRDHKVRASQILYIGDEHRDIVACRKTGIKVAWVSWGYDSMEVVKREKPDFIVNKPEDILQII from the coding sequence ATGGTTAAATATGTGTTATTTGATTTTGACGGAACGTTAGCAGATTCTAGAAATGTATTCATTTCAGCATGGAATCAATTGTCTGATGAATATCGTTTCAAAAAAATACGACATGAGGACCTAGATGAACTACGAGGAATGACGATTAAGGAAAGAAGTAAACGATTGAACTTTCCGATGGTAAAAATGCCTGTTGTTCTCTCAAAACTTTATCAATGTTATCAGAAATCCATTGATGACATTCTTTTATACGATGGTGTTAAAGAGTTGTTAGAGACATTAGAGAAGGAAGGGTATCAGCTTGCGGTCTTATCTTCTAATAAAGAAGATGTGATTAAAGCTTTTTTACAAAAACACCAGATTAATTCAATTCCAACCATAGTGTGTTCCAGTAAAATATTCGGAAAAGACAGGTTGATGAAGAAATTTATGCGAGATCATAAGGTTCGTGCTTCTCAGATTCTATACATAGGCGATGAGCATAGGGATATTGTTGCTTGTCGAAAGACTGGAATAAAAGTAGCTTGGGTGAGCTGGGGCTATGATTCCATGGAAGTTGTCAAACGAGAGAAACCAGATTTCATTGTAAACAAGCCGGAAGATATTTTACAAATAATCTAA
- a CDS encoding YjdJ family protein, producing MKYMFSYGLATIVFVLSTFVSWYEGSAIRSDPWEWTYTALFSKWWNGEITSSADIVQLDHFLYAAKFTPIFPFLMFISFSFIVAMTTYLSLKGRRRGLIGSFICIGLAYMFIGIMLTNATTDGGQLFQYGSFSMGFIYLLSLVLFKRHNRESIPVH from the coding sequence ATGAAATATATGTTCTCATACGGTTTAGCAACCATTGTTTTTGTATTGTCAACGTTCGTAAGCTGGTATGAAGGAAGTGCGATAAGATCAGACCCATGGGAATGGACATATACGGCACTTTTTTCAAAGTGGTGGAATGGAGAAATCACGAGTAGTGCAGATATCGTGCAGCTGGATCACTTTCTTTATGCAGCTAAGTTTACGCCTATTTTTCCCTTCCTCATGTTCATCAGTTTCAGCTTTATTGTGGCTATGACTACCTATTTATCTCTGAAAGGGAGACGTAGAGGCTTGATAGGGAGCTTTATATGTATCGGTTTGGCGTATATGTTTATCGGCATTATGCTTACAAATGCAACGACAGATGGTGGCCAATTATTCCAGTATGGTTCTTTTAGTATGGGCTTTATATATTTGTTAAGTTTGGTCCTTTTTAAAAGACATAATAGGGAGTCTATTCCCGTTCATTAA